The following DNA comes from Marinilactibacillus sp. Marseille-P9653.
TCAGTCGCTCTTTTTTATCTCGTTGGAGATATTGTATTGGTTTTATGCGTATCAATCTTTTATTTTGGTGGCGAATATTTTTATCAAAAAAAAGCAATGTACTATATTATATTAGCTATTTTCATACAGATTATCTCAATTAGTCTATACTTTCTTGAGAGTACACAGGCAGCCTATCTATCTGGAAGTTGGTTTGATCCACTCTTCGTCTTACCTGTTTTGTTGATTGGGTATACCTCCTTACTTGAGGGGGAGTGTGATATCCAGGAAATAACTGAACTGCCAGATACCGAAGACATTGCTACATCCATCCCTCGACTGATCTTGCCATATACATTGGTTGTGGTTTTATTTACTTTTATGATCAATCACTCTAGCGGACTAGATGTCATTAGTATTGGCTCTGGAATTTCTATTATTCTTGTCATCCTTAGACAATTTATTGTTATCTTTGAAAATCGAACGCTAGTCAAACAATATTATGATAAAGCTGAAGAACTCGAAATCAGTGAAGAACGCTATCGATCATTATTTGAATACCATCCAGATTCTGTTTTTTCACTTGACTTGAAAGGGACAATTGAAAGTATGAATCCTGTTGGTGCTACTCTTTTAGGCAGAGATCAAAGTAGTGTGATTGGCACTCCAATCACTGAATATATTGATGCACAACAGCTAAAACAGGCTCGTGAGAATATCATGAAGATCAACGAAGGTTGGATTAATAGTCACGAATTTCCATTTCAAAACAATCATGGAAAAAATCTTTGGATTCATATGACACATATCCCTATCTTAGTTAAAAGTAAACTCGTCGGTAGTTTTGGTGTGGGAAGAGATATCACTGAACATAAATTAGATCAGGAAAAAATCCATTTCTACGCTTACCATGATCACTTAACTGGCTTGGCTAATCGAAGATCGTTTGAAAATAACTTGCAAGAAACCATAGATAGTTCAAAAGTCAATAAAACACAATTTGCAATCTTGTTTCTTGATTTAGATAAATTCAAAGAAATCAATGATTATTATGGACACGCAGTTGGTGATGAGATTCTAGTTTCTATCTCTAAAAGAATAAAAGAATTTATTGAAGAAGATGATATCGCGGCACGACTTGGGGGAGATGAATTTACGATTCTTATAAAAAATGTCTCCGCCTATCTTGTTCCAGCGAAGATTCAATCCTTGCAAGAACTATTAAGCGAACCTCATATAATCAATGGACATTCTTTGAACTGTACTGCTAGTATCGGTTTCTCCTATTATCCAGTCGATGGGTTAACAGCAACCGAATTACTCAGTAAAGCTGACAATGCCATGTACCGAGTCAAAAGAAGCGAACAGCACTTCAAATAATGCAATAAAAAGCAGTAGGTTATCAACCCTTTCGGTCGGTAACCTATTGCTTTTTTAGATTTTGATAACCTTAAACCATTCTTTAGCGAACATTTCTACTGAAGCATATTCTTTATTTCTATAAAAAGAAATTCTAGCATGTCTCCTCATTCCATGGTATTCTACTATAAGCTAATAGAATAGACAGTTCGTAACCATCCTGTCGGAAAACAAAACTAGGGAAGCAATAGCATATGACTATTGCATTTTTTGACGTCCTAGCATACTCATGCGGTGGATGTTTTTTTGTTGTCTGGGATTACTTTTTAGTGATACTTAAGCAACGCAAATTTATTGGAGGTGAACAATATGAAAGAGACTACTAAACAGTCATTCAATACCCGTAAACTGACGATTTCAGCACTAGTTATTGCATTATACATCGTCGCTATGGCTTCTACAGCATCGATTTCTTTCGGCGCTTATCAGATCCGAATCGCGACGAGTCTTTACGCTCTTTCTTATTTATTCCCTTTTCTTGTTCTTCCACTTGGTTTGGCTAACGCACTTTCGAATTTTTTACTTGGCGGATTAGGTCCTATTGATGTAATCGGAGGATTGGTGATTGGGATACTCGTTTCCAGTTCCATCGTACTCATTCGACGTTTCGCATTACCTCGTTGGTCTATCGCTTTACCGATTATCTTTTTAATTGGTTTAGGTATCCCAAGTTACTTGAATTTTTTACTTGGCGTTCCTTATTGGGCGCTAGTGGTCAACCTGGTGATTGGACAAATCATTCCAGGAATTCTTGGTGTGTTACTGGTTCAAGCACTAGAAAAACCCTTAAAAGCTAGAAAGGTGATTTTATGACAGGACGTAATGAAAAAGAGTTAACTGGTATCTCTCACTTAGGCAATCAAGAAGTGAAGTACAGTATGGATTATGCACCAGAAGTACTCGAAAGCTTTGACAACAAACATCCGAACAATGATTACTTTGTAAAATTCAACTGTCCGGAATTTACAAGTCTTTGTCCCATCACTGGACAACCTGACTTTGCGACGATTTATATCTCTTATGTACCGGGTGAAAAAATGGTTGAAAGCAAGTCTTTGAAACTCTATCTATTCAGTTTCAGAAACCATGGAGATTTCCATGAAGACTGTATGAATATTATTATGAAAGACTTGATCAAACTAATGGATCCAAAATACATCGAAGTTTGGGGTAAATTTACTCCTCGTGGCGGTATCTCAATCGATCCTTACTGTAACTACGGCAAACCTGGTACACGCTGGGAAGACGTAGCCTGGAACCGATTAGCGAATCACGATATGTATCCCGAAACGATTGATAATCGTTAAATCCATTTAACTTAATATATGAATACAACCTCTACTCACCTTTTAAATCGTTTGATTAGCCAATGATTTAATGTGACTAGAGGTTTCTTTATCGTCTAAATTGAGTTAATCTACTAAATGAAGCTTCGCTATAATCGCTAATATTTATCTTGTTTTCTGAGTAATTTAAAAGATTTTGCAATACCACAATTTTATTCTCTTCCATTTGATCCAGCCACTGCTCCAGTTCCGGCTGTACGTGAACTTCGAACAAAGCATCCACTTTTGGTTTAAATTCGATCAAACTAATACCTAAATGTTCCAATACTGCTTCATCACTTTCCGATAAGGATTCAGATACGACGGCGTGACATTTAAGTAAATTTTCTCCACCGTCAAATCCTTTTCCAGTCGAATAGACACTTTTCAGAAACGAATAGTCTTCTACCATCGCTGGTCGATTACAATCCTCTAAAACTAAAAATCCAACAATTGATTTTAACGTTTCCTATTCAGTTTTCATCATACGGTATATTTCATAATTTGTTATCTGAAGCTCTTTTACTAAGTACACAGAAGGCATATCCATTCCGGTTCCTCCTTTCTATATACGAAAAAACATTTGCTTTTTTTTGGTAGTCTTTCTTAATAACTATAATATATTCATTAATGCTTTAACTTTCAATTGTATCATTGTTATAATTGTCATAGTCATTCATATTGAACATTTCTAGGAGGTTGTTATGGTTACGTTAGTACCGATTAATGAAGAAAATTTTGAGGCTGTGTTGGCTTTAAGAGTCGCTGAAAGCCAAAGTAAGTTCGTTGCACCTACTGTTAGTTCTTTAGCAGAATGTTATCTTTACCGTAACAATGGTGATGTTTTCCCTTTTGCTATTCAAGATAAAGATATAGTGGTTGGCTTTTTATTGCTAGACACTGATGACGAAGATCACCAAATGACGATTTGGAGAATCATGATTGATCAAGCACATCAAGGTAAAGGTTACGGCCGACAAACCATTGAAAAAACAATCGAATTAGCTCAATCTGATTCAACCTACGAGATTCTTATTGCCGATTATGTAAAGGGCAATGAAGTTATGGGTGACTTGTTGAAGTCGATTGGTTTCAAGTATCATTCCTTCAATAAGAAATTTAACGAACATGTACTTCACTACCACTTAAACGAATCACCGCCGGAGTGAATACGGATTTCTATTCACTCCAATCAAACTTGAATATGTTCGATTTGTAAACATATAATTTGTTCTTTAGACAAACCAATCATCACATCGTTACCTACGGATAAAAATTTCAAATCTTTAGTCTTGTTTCCAATCAGTAGTCTTTTTGAATTCGGATCATATATAGATTCACCAGCAATCTTACAATCGTAACCCATTCCGCATTCTAGTTGAAAATCCGACACTACTTTCACTAACCTATTTTCTTCAGAATTGACTTGGGTTACTTTTCCTCTCTTACATAACTCTAATCTAAAGTAACCAGAAACACCTAAAATCGTATTTTGATGACAGTCCACTTCTAGCGAAAGATATTGATATCCTATCATCAATGAACTGGTGTCGAGATCTGTATATAGTATGAATGAACTTTCCTCTTTTAAATACTGAATAGAATGA
Coding sequences within:
- a CDS encoding sensor domain-containing diguanylate cyclase; the encoded protein is MTIKRKNQIWLLVIIGWFSFYFGWLLFWSDNMNVQTTGGNLISLIGSFVPVLWITDSFRYNQLHRNKRYWQLLLFASASYLLAEFCWIFTDTILTGEPSFPGIYDVFYVLSGFGYFLAFAWRIARYAKKSFILKFLFDILVILSVALTFSWYYILGPIISETSGSMFASVSVALFYLVGDIVLVLCVSIFYFGGEYFYQKKAMYYIILAIFIQIISISLYFLESTQAAYLSGSWFDPLFVLPVLLIGYTSLLEGECDIQEITELPDTEDIATSIPRLILPYTLVVVLFTFMINHSSGLDVISIGSGISIILVILRQFIVIFENRTLVKQYYDKAEELEISEERYRSLFEYHPDSVFSLDLKGTIESMNPVGATLLGRDQSSVIGTPITEYIDAQQLKQARENIMKINEGWINSHEFPFQNNHGKNLWIHMTHIPILVKSKLVGSFGVGRDITEHKLDQEKIHFYAYHDHLTGLANRRSFENNLQETIDSSKVNKTQFAILFLDLDKFKEINDYYGHAVGDEILVSISKRIKEFIEEDDIAARLGGDEFTILIKNVSAYLVPAKIQSLQELLSEPHIINGHSLNCTASIGFSYYPVDGLTATELLSKADNAMYRVKRSEQHFK
- a CDS encoding QueT transporter family protein — protein: MKETTKQSFNTRKLTISALVIALYIVAMASTASISFGAYQIRIATSLYALSYLFPFLVLPLGLANALSNFLLGGLGPIDVIGGLVIGILVSSSIVLIRRFALPRWSIALPIIFLIGLGIPSYLNFLLGVPYWALVVNLVIGQIIPGILGVLLVQALEKPLKARKVIL
- the queF gene encoding preQ(1) synthase, yielding MTGRNEKELTGISHLGNQEVKYSMDYAPEVLESFDNKHPNNDYFVKFNCPEFTSLCPITGQPDFATIYISYVPGEKMVESKSLKLYLFSFRNHGDFHEDCMNIIMKDLIKLMDPKYIEVWGKFTPRGGISIDPYCNYGKPGTRWEDVAWNRLANHDMYPETIDNR
- a CDS encoding GNAT family N-acetyltransferase, which produces MVTLVPINEENFEAVLALRVAESQSKFVAPTVSSLAECYLYRNNGDVFPFAIQDKDIVVGFLLLDTDDEDHQMTIWRIMIDQAHQGKGYGRQTIEKTIELAQSDSTYEILIADYVKGNEVMGDLLKSIGFKYHSFNKKFNEHVLHYHLNESPPE